Proteins from a genomic interval of Rhodococcus rhodochrous:
- a CDS encoding ABC transporter permease, with the protein MSLRIPGYLGTFWELLGDHLVMALGASLLGLVLALPLGLACVRWPRVYAPVLAVCSVLYSIPSLAFFVLLIAFTGISRTTVILPLAVYALAGLVPNVVDGLRAVPDSVRQSAVAMGFSTPRRLLTVDLPLAIPAVVAGLRVATVANISMVSVGALIGMGAFGALFTASVQLDRLDLAIIGIIATVVMALVVDAVLVLVQRLTTPWMRRTSKVRR; encoded by the coding sequence GTTCTGGGAACTGCTCGGCGATCATCTCGTCATGGCGCTCGGCGCGTCGCTGCTCGGCCTCGTCCTCGCCCTGCCGCTGGGCCTCGCGTGCGTGCGGTGGCCGCGGGTGTACGCCCCGGTGCTCGCGGTCTGCAGCGTCCTGTACTCGATTCCGTCGCTTGCCTTCTTCGTCCTGCTCATCGCGTTCACCGGGATCAGCCGGACCACGGTGATTCTTCCGCTGGCCGTCTACGCCCTGGCGGGCCTCGTCCCGAACGTCGTCGACGGATTGCGTGCCGTGCCCGACAGTGTCCGCCAGTCGGCGGTGGCGATGGGATTCTCGACGCCGCGCCGGTTGCTCACCGTCGACCTGCCGCTGGCGATCCCCGCGGTCGTCGCGGGGTTGCGCGTCGCGACCGTCGCGAACATCAGCATGGTGAGCGTCGGAGCGCTCATCGGCATGGGTGCCTTCGGGGCATTGTTCACCGCGTCGGTGCAACTCGACCGGCTCGATCTGGCGATCATCGGCATCATCGCGACCGTCGTGATGGCACTGGTCGTCGACGCGGTGCTCGTGCTCGTCCAGCGTCTCACCACGCCGTGGATGCGCCGCACCTCGAAGGTGCGCCGATGA